A genomic segment from Cyanobacteriota bacterium encodes:
- the dnaJ gene encoding molecular chaperone DnaJ has translation MVTVNSEDYYELLGVSRDASEKDIKSAYKKAARKYHPDNTETGSEETFKKLGEAYDVLKDSQKKTIYDKYGKDGLKGMGGGAYGGGFNGAGFEDLSDVFSSFFGGGFGAGGGRARSRARQGHDHSVDIRLDFIDAIKEHKKKIRLNPLKSCKACGGKGAEKDTDIVTCSTCRGAGQVSTVQNTILGQIRQATTCPSCNGTGSEIKNPCKPCKGKGLKREDQEVEVTIPAGVYDGATMRLAGMGDAGSHGGPSGDIYLQIHVGKHKNFEREGANVFSQINIGFADAALGTEVDVSTLRGTEKLKVKAGTQAGEVINLKKLGFPMINRPSNNGDHFVKINVVTPNNLTGKEKDLLQELQKLRQGKDTQV, from the coding sequence GTGGTGACAGTAAATAGCGAAGATTATTACGAATTATTAGGCGTTTCGCGTGATGCTAGTGAAAAAGACATTAAGTCTGCTTATAAAAAAGCGGCGCGTAAATATCATCCAGATAATACCGAGACTGGTAGCGAAGAAACTTTTAAAAAACTAGGCGAAGCCTATGATGTGCTTAAAGATTCGCAAAAGAAAACTATCTATGATAAATACGGTAAGGATGGTCTCAAAGGCATGGGCGGCGGCGCTTATGGCGGTGGATTTAATGGAGCTGGTTTTGAAGATCTGAGTGATGTCTTTTCAAGTTTTTTTGGTGGTGGCTTTGGAGCTGGTGGCGGACGTGCTCGTAGTAGAGCAAGACAAGGTCATGATCATAGTGTAGATATTCGTTTAGATTTTATTGACGCTATTAAAGAACACAAAAAGAAAATCAGATTGAATCCTCTCAAGTCTTGTAAGGCTTGTGGTGGCAAAGGTGCAGAAAAAGATACTGATATTGTTACTTGTTCAACCTGTCGTGGTGCTGGTCAAGTTAGCACTGTGCAAAATACGATACTCGGTCAAATCAGACAAGCGACCACTTGCCCAAGTTGTAATGGTACCGGAAGTGAAATTAAGAATCCATGCAAACCGTGCAAGGGTAAGGGTTTAAAGAGGGAAGATCAAGAAGTTGAGGTTACTATTCCTGCTGGTGTTTATGATGGTGCAACCATGAGACTCGCTGGCATGGGTGATGCTGGATCTCACGGTGGACCTTCTGGTGATATTTATTTGCAAATTCATGTTGGCAAGCACAAAAACTTTGAACGTGAGGGAGCTAATGTTTTTTCTCAAATCAATATCGGTTTTGCTGATGCTGCTCTTGGTACTGAAGTTGATGTGTCTACACTAAGAGGAACAGAAAAACTCAAAGTCAAAGCCGGTACTCAAGCTGGAGAAGTTATTAATCTCAAAAAACTTGGGTTTCCAATGATCAATAGACCTTCAAATAACGGAGATCATTTTGTCAAAATTAATGTGGTAACTCCAAATAATTTAACTGGTAAAGAAAAAGACTTGCTTCAGGAATTACAAAAACTGCGGCAGGGCAAAGATACTCAAGTTTAG
- a CDS encoding electron transfer flavoprotein subunit alpha/FixB family protein, with the protein MSKVLVFSELVDGKLSHASKEIIKYTAENFTAENTIAAVFGTNSTDAAQEASKNGASKVFLIDNPAFETFRSDLFLAELIKIVESENPDLILANNSIDGEALMGMAAAKTKANIATDCVSFNKDSKEVGRSVYSNKLLVSCKLEAGRKSFISFRPNNIKANSNPESSGEIVNVDPATDSKIIVADVQKSASKEIPLTEASIIVSGGRAMANAENFSILRDFARKINAAVGASRAAVDSGYAPHSMQVGQTGKVVSPNLYIACGISGAIQHFAGMGSSKVIVAINKDPEAPIFKKADYGIVGDLFEIVPALTAKVDALVKA; encoded by the coding sequence ATGTCAAAAGTCTTAGTATTTAGCGAACTAGTAGATGGCAAATTAAGTCATGCATCCAAAGAAATTATCAAATATACCGCTGAAAATTTCACCGCAGAAAATACAATTGCAGCAGTATTTGGTACAAATTCAACAGACGCTGCCCAAGAAGCTAGTAAAAACGGCGCCTCCAAAGTCTTCTTAATTGACAACCCAGCTTTTGAAACATTTAGATCAGATTTATTTTTAGCAGAACTTATCAAAATTGTTGAAAGCGAAAACCCAGACTTGATACTTGCCAACAACTCTATTGATGGCGAAGCATTAATGGGAATGGCAGCAGCCAAAACTAAAGCAAATATCGCAACAGATTGTGTCTCATTCAATAAAGACAGCAAGGAAGTAGGTAGAAGTGTTTACTCAAACAAACTCTTAGTTAGCTGCAAACTTGAAGCTGGACGCAAATCATTTATTAGTTTTAGACCAAACAATATTAAAGCAAACTCTAACCCTGAATCCTCTGGTGAAATAGTTAACGTAGATCCTGCGACTGATTCAAAAATAATCGTTGCAGATGTACAGAAATCAGCATCAAAAGAAATCCCTCTAACAGAAGCGAGTATCATTGTTTCAGGTGGAAGAGCCATGGCAAACGCCGAAAATTTTTCAATACTTAGAGACTTTGCAAGGAAGATCAACGCTGCCGTTGGAGCATCAAGAGCTGCTGTAGACAGTGGTTACGCCCCGCATAGTATGCAAGTTGGGCAAACAGGCAAAGTAGTTAGTCCCAATCTTTATATTGCTTGTGGAATTTCTGGTGCGATTCAGCATTTTGCTGGAATGGGTTCAAGCAAAGTTATTGTTGCAATCAACAAAGATCCAGAAGCTCCTATCTTTAAAAAAGCAGACTA